DNA sequence from the Halobacterium sp. DL1 genome:
ACGGCTCACGATTCGACGCGACGAGCAGTTCCCGGCCCTCGAGTGCGTCCACGACGGGGGGACCGTCGTCACCCTCATCGCGGTCGGTCACGATGCATCGCCCCCGTCCGGAGTCCAGGCCGGTACGGTTCGACTGCGCTCGGTTCGTTGCCGGTCGACGGGGCTCCACGCCCGTATGTTGCCTGCCATGGGCTACGGGGGTGTAGACGGCCGTGAGCCGGATAAGATGGAGAGTCTGTTTCCCCGAATTCACGGGCCTAGGGCCGTGATACCAGAGTATAAGCGCAGATTACGGACGCCGTTCACCCGTTCGTTACCGTGTCGCGGCGTCTCTCGGGGCGTTTCGCTCGCGCAGTTCACCGTCGTACTCGCTGTCTCCCACCTACGCCCCTACTCGCAGGAGAGCGGGGTGAAGTGGGCCAGAGTGTCAGTCGTCGTCTTCGTCGGCACCACCCGCCGCGTGCGCGTCCTCCAGCGCGGAGCGGAGTTCGGGAATCGTGGAGGCGAGTTCGCCCACCTGGTCGCGGGCCGTCTCCAGGTCGGCGAGCACGTCCTCGACGGCCGTCAGTTCGGCCTCCAGGTCGTCGGCGTCCTCGAAGGCGTCGGCGCGCTCCCCGACGACGAAGGCCTTCTTCGCGTCCCGCAGGTGGGTCTCGACGTCCTCGACGGCCAGCGCGGAGCGGAGCGCGTTCAGCACGCCGAGCGTGTTGTCCGCCTCCACGTCCCAGATGTCGTCCCCGGTCGGCAGTTCCGCGCGGGCGGCGGCGAGGTGTTCCTCCACGTCGGCCCGCATCTCCTCGGCCGCTTCCCCGAACAGTTCGTCGTCGTCGAGCGATGACTGGCTCATAGCTCCGAGTTCGCCGGCACGGAATTTAAAGACCCGCCTCGTACTGAAGGTGAAATCCGGCTACGAGACGCTCGCGAGTTCCATCAGCGGGTAGCCGTCGTCCATCGCCATCTCCGCGACCACCTCGTGACCCTCGTAGGCGACGACGACCTCAACCTCCATGTACTCGCCCGTCAGTTCCGTGTAGCCGTGGTCCGTGGGGAGTTCCCCGACGAGGATGTCGACGCTCACCGACTCGCAGAAGGGCTGGTTCTCGATGGACTCCTCGATGGCCGTCTCCATGCTCCCCGCGCTCGCGGGGCTGACCGGCGTCCCCGCGAACTGGTGGTAGAGCGCGCCGAACTTGATGCCTGCCTCGAAACACGCCTGCTCCACGTCGGTTGCCATACGAGTCCTGCGTGTGGCCGCGGCTAAGAACTGTCGCCTGCCGCGCCTACGGCCAGTCCTCGACGGCCGTGTAAGTGACGGCCAGGAAACCGGCGAGCCCACAGGCGAGTCCAGCGAGCGCCGCGACGCGCAGCCACGTCGAGACGTCCTGCACCGAGAGCACGACGGCGGCGCCCGCGAACGGGAAGGGGACCCCGGCGACCTCCGAGACCACCGGGACGCCGACGAGCGCGTAGCCCGCCGCCACGGCGACGAGCGCGCCACAGAAGCTGATTGCCCAGGCGAGGCGCGAACTCCGTGCTCGGGTCCGGTCCCGCTGGTGGGTGGCCTCGCGCTGGGATGCCAACACGTGTCGGCCTTCGACCCATTAGACAGTGCGAACCGCACGATTCATTGCCCGGTGGCCGCGACTCTCACACGAATGGACGACCCGGTCCTCCTCACTGGCGCCACGGGCCGCGTCGGGCAGGCCATCCTCGGCGGCATCGGCGACGACTACGACTGGCGGCTGCTCGACCGGGATCCGCCGACAGGTGACCCCGACCACGACTACGTGGTCGCCGACGTCACCGACGAGGACGCCGTCCGCGACGCCGTCGAAGGCGTCGGCGCGGTGGTCCACCTCGCGGGCGACCCCCGACCCGAGGCACCCTGGGAGAGCGTGCTCCGCAACAACATCGACGGCACGAAGACCGTCCTCGATGCGGCCGTCGACGCCGACGTCGAGAAGTTCGTCTTCGCTTCCTCGAACCACGCCGTCGGGCACTACGAGACGGCCCGGAAGCCAGACCTCTACCGCCGCGACGACGACTTCCGCCTCGACGGCACCGAACTCCCGCGTCCGAGCAACCTCTACGGCGTCTCGAAGGCGACCGGCGAGACGCTGGGTCGCTACTACTTCGACGAGTGCGACCTCTCCTTCGTCGCGGTCCGCATCGGCAACCTCACCGAGGGCCACCCGCCCATCAACTACGAGCGGGGACAGGCGATGTGGCTCTCCTACCGCGACTGTGCGCACCTTTTCGACTGCTGTCTCGAGGCAGAGTACGGCTACGAGGTGGTCTACGGCATCTCGGACAACGACCGGAAGTACTACAGCCTGGAGCGTGCTCGCGAGGTGCTGGGCTACGACCCGCGGGATAACTCCGCGGAGTGGAACGACGACGAGCGGGCCGCCGAAGACGACTGAGGCCGGTTTCGACACGCTGCGTCCACCAGCTCGAATAGGCCACGACCTGTCTGTGGAGCGGACTATTTTTGCCTCTGCCAACGATGTCGGCCCTGTATGGACGACCCCGCCCTCCAGAACCGACTCGCCGGCATCGAGCGACGCCAGCAGTTGATTATTGCGCTACTCGTCGGTCCGTATCTCGCCGGCTCCGCCTACCTCGTCGGCGTCTGGGTCGATGCGGCGTTCTACACGGTCGTGGCCGTCGTCCTGTTCGTCGCCCTCGCAATCGGACGCCGCCGCGACCGGGACGCGACTGGACAGTAGCCAGCGGTTCGACGGGACGAGGAACCAAC
Encoded proteins:
- a CDS encoding NAD-dependent epimerase, whose translation is MDDPVLLTGATGRVGQAILGGIGDDYDWRLLDRDPPTGDPDHDYVVADVTDEDAVRDAVEGVGAVVHLAGDPRPEAPWESVLRNNIDGTKTVLDAAVDADVEKFVFASSNHAVGHYETARKPDLYRRDDDFRLDGTELPRPSNLYGVSKATGETLGRYYFDECDLSFVAVRIGNLTEGHPPINYERGQAMWLSYRDCAHLFDCCLEAEYGYEVVYGISDNDRKYYSLERAREVLGYDPRDNSAEWNDDERAAEDD